A region of the Apium graveolens cultivar Ventura chromosome 6, ASM990537v1, whole genome shotgun sequence genome:
GAGTACAATAATGAGTCATATCAGTTTAGGAGATTTGTGGCTGATGTTGAACAACCTTTGTATGAGGGTAGTGAATGTACCAAGTTGAAGTCGATACTAAAATTGCACAATTGGAAAGCTAGGTTCGGAATTAGTGATAGTGCCTTTAACGATTTGATGTCTACCGTTGGCTCTCTCCTTCCTAAGGACAATATGATGCCACCTAATGCATATGAAGCCAAGAAAACCTTATCCGACTTGGGCCTAGAATACATAAAATATCACTCATGTCCAAACAATTGCATACTGTATCGGGGGGTAAACGTTGATGCTTCCGAGTGTCCCAAGTGTCATTTATCTCGCTGGAAGTTAGGAAAGGATGGTAAAATAAGGATTAATGTTCCTGCTAAAGTAATGTGGTATTTTCCAATTATACCGAGATCCAAACGGATGTTTAAATCTCCTTCTACATCTGAACTAATGACCTGGCACTCAAAGCAGCGAATAGAAGACGGAAAGATGCGGCATCCAGCCGACTCTCCTTCTTGGAGAAATATCGACTATAGGTGGCCTGCCTTCGGTAGTGATGCACGAAATATTTGTTTGGCGTTGTCTGCAGATGGTATAAATCCACATACTAACGGTCTAACCAATAGATACTCTTGTTGGCCAATAGTATTAGTGACTTATAATCTTCCTCCGTGGTTATGTATGAAGAGGAAATTTATGATGCTAACAAATTTAGTTTTCGGTCCACATGAGCCTGACAATGACGTTGACGTATATTTACAGCCTTTAATCGATGATTTAAAGAAGTTGTGGGAAGAAGGTGAACCAAATGTTTATGATGCATACACCAAGTCATATTTCACTTTAAAAGCAATTTTATTGTGGACAATAAATGACTTTCCTGTATATGGAAATCTGTCTGGATGCGTTAATAAAGGTTATATATGTTGTCCAGTATGCGCTGATGATACAGTTGCCAAGTATTTAAGCCATAGCAGGAAGATGTGTTACCAAGGCCATCGGCGTTACTTGGCTAGGAATCATCCATATAGGAAGCAAAAGGCCGCTTTTAATGGACAATAAGAATTAGGGCAGACACGTCAACCTCTGTCTGGAGAAGAGGTTTTATTGCGGCAAGATAAAATTAAATTTCAGTTTGGGAAGGAAGTAAGGAAGTCAAAGAAGGTTGATTGTCCATGGAAGAAAAAGTCGGTTTTTTTCGAATTAGAATATTGGAAGTTTCACCATGTCCGTCATTGTTTAGATGGCATGCACGTCGAGAAGAACGTGTGTGATAGCTTGATCGGCACACTACTAAATATGAAATCTAAGTCTAAAGATAGTGAAGCTTCTCGTCTTGATATGATTGACATGGGGGTTAGGGATGATCTAGCTCCACAAAAAGGAGAAAAAAACCCTACTTACCCCCTTCGATTTTTAATTTGTCCAAGGCagaaaaaagaaaatgttgtcATCGTTAATGCACATGAAACTTCCTTATGGACACGCGTCAAACATTAAAAACTGTGTTTTCATGGAAGAATTAAAGATGTTTGGGATGAAGTCCCACGACTGCCACATCTTACTCCAACAACTGCTTCCTATTGCAATTCGTGCGGTACTTCGAAAAAAAGTCAGGGTCACCATAATtaggttgtgtttcttttttAATGCTTTGTGTAGCAAAGTTGTAGACGTATCGAAACTAGATAAATTGCAATCAGATGTAATAGTAACTTTGTGTGAGTTGGAAAAAATCTTTCCTGCATCATTTTTTGATATAATGATACATCTCATAGTGCACTTGGTTCGGGAATTACGGTTATGTGGGCCGGTATTTTATAAATGGATGTATGCATTTGAGAGGTTTAATAAGGTGTTGAAGAGTTACGTACGCAACCGTTATTACCCCGAAGGCTGTATAGCTGAATGCTATCTGGGAGAAGAATCGGTAGAATTCTGCCAAGAGTTTGTCAAGCAAGCTTGCACCACTGCTGGTCTTCGTAAAGATGAAGGCAAGTTAAGTGGTCCATTATCTGTTGTGACAATGAAATCAATCGATGAAAAAGAGCGGGATGAAGCTCATTTACATGTTCTTCTAAACAACATTGAAGTACAACCATATATTTTGTAAGAATTTATTAATTTTGTGGCTGttcaattaatatataaattatatatttactgGCTAGTTAATGATTATATAATTTCTGTTAGAATGCATAAGGAGTATCTAGAGGGAATCCATCAAGAAAAAAAGAAAAGTGTTCATTGGCTCTTGAGAGAGCCCAATCGCCTTTTTGCCGATTGGTTTCTAGAAAAGGTTAGTATTTTTATAGTTTCATTTGTGCCTAATTTATTTGCTCTGTAGTAATATGGAATTTAGAAGTATTTTGTTTCTGAAAATATGTAGGTTAGTAGGGAAATGGAGGAGAATCCTGGAGGAGTTTCAGAGACAATAAGATGGATAGCCGGAAAACCATCATTTTCAGTTTTGACTTACGAAGCTTATCTAGTAGACGGGGTCCGATACTTTACAAAAGAGCGAGACGGTGTGAGGGTTATTCAAAACAGTGGAGTGTCTTTAGTTGCTAAAACTGTCCAAGTGTCTAGCGCTAAAGATTTGAACCCTGTAGAAAGTGACTTGACATTTTACGGTGTTATCTTAGAAATATGGGAGCTAGATTATCATGCATTCAAAGCCCCGTTATTTTTATGTAATTGGGAAGATAATGACAAGGGAATTAAGGTGGATGATCTTGGGTTCACACTTGTCGATCTAAGTCGACAAGGCCACAAGAGAGATGAATATGTGTCTATGGATCAAGTAAAgcaagtttattatattgaagaTCTGGTGGATGCCAAGTGGTCCGTTGTATTAACCTCTACAACTCGAGACTACCAAGATGTGTATAACGATGATGATTTAGGAGATACAACC
Encoded here:
- the LOC141666291 gene encoding uncharacterized protein LOC141666291 — protein: MDKSWIFKDRDTLDYEIGVEEFLIFAEENASDPKRIPCPCKRCANFKKFAVKIIRGHLYENGFSLGYLDWIWHTQGSASRSSVNRNAPTPASTPAPAPTSARTPIPSPGLASETVNVCDVAYNSSEYNNESYQFRRFVADVEQPLYEGSECTKLKSILKLHNWKARFGISDSAFNDLMSTVGSLLPKDNMMPPNAYEAKKTLSDLGLEYIKYHSCPNNCILYRGVNVDASECPKCHLSRWKLGKDGKIRINVPAKVMWYFPIIPRSKRMFKSPSTSELMTWHSKQRIEDGKMRHPADSPSWRNIDYRWPAFGSDARNICLALSADGINPHTNGLTNRYSCWPIVLVTYNLPPWLCMKRKFMMLTNLVFGPHEPDNDVDVYLQPLIDDLKKLWEEGEPNVYDAYTKSYFTLKAILLWTINDFPVYGNLSGCVNKGYICCPVCADDTVAKYLSHSRKMCYQGHRRYLARNHPYRKQKAAFNGQ